One part of the Vidua macroura isolate BioBank_ID:100142 chromosome 14, ASM2450914v1, whole genome shotgun sequence genome encodes these proteins:
- the CHMP1B gene encoding charged multivesicular body protein 1b, translated as MSNMEKHLFNLKFAAKELNRNSKKCDKEEKAEKAKIKKAIQKGNMEVARIHAENAIRQKNQAINFLRMSARVDAVAARVQTAVTMGKVTKSMAGVVKSMDATLKSMNLEKISALMDKFEHQFETLDVQTQQMEDTMSNTTTLTTPQNQVDMLLQEMADEAGLDLNMELPQGQTGSVGTSVASAEQDELSQRLARLRDQV; from the exons AACACCTGTTTAATTTGAAGTTTGCTGCAAAGGAGCTCAACAGGAACTCCAAAAAATGcgacaaagaagaaaaggctgagaaagcTAAAATTAAGAAG GCCATCCAGAAGGGGAACATGGAGGTGGCGCGGATCCACGCGGAGAACGCCATCCGCCAGAAGAACCAGGCCATCAACTTCCTGCGCATGAGCGCCCGCGTGGACGCCGTGGCAGCCAGAGTCCAGACTGCTGTCACCATGGGCAAG GTTACAAAGTCGATGGCGGGGGTGGTGAAGTCTATGGATGCTACCTTGAAGAGCATGAACTTGGAAAAG ATATCTGCACTAATGGACAAATTTGAGCATCAGTTTGAGACACTGGATGTTCAGACACAGCAGATGGAAGACACAATGAGCAACACTACAACATTAACAACGCCACAG aaCCAAGTGGACATGCTTCTGCAGGAAATGGCAGATGAAGCAGG CCTTGATCTGAACATGGAACTACCTCAAGGACAGACAGGTTCTGTTGGTACAAGCGTGGCCTCAGCAGAACAG GATGAGCTGTCACAGAGACTGGCCCGCCTACGTGATCAAGTCTAA